The Salvia miltiorrhiza cultivar Shanhuang (shh) chromosome 1, IMPLAD_Smil_shh, whole genome shotgun sequence genome has a window encoding:
- the LOC130994175 gene encoding S-adenosylmethionine carrier 1, chloroplastic/mitochondrial, translating into MAPFTLAVDAKSSSAFSSESSKRMQNLQLEPKKFFASVNAQEEKPFDFLRLLFEGVIAGGTAGVVVETALYPIDTIKTRLQAARGGGQIILKGLYSGLAGNLAGVLPASAVFVGVYEPAKQKLLRTFPENLSAVAHLTAGALGGMAASFIRVPTEVVKQRMQTGQFASAPNAVRMIVAKEGFKGLYAGYGSFLLRDLPFDAIQFCIYEQLRLGYKLAAKRDLKDAENAVIGAFAGALTGAITTPLDVIKTRLMVQGSANQYKGIFDCVQTIVRDEGPSALLKGIGPRVMWIGIGGSIFFGVLEGTKRFLEQRRPQNRTVLKPE; encoded by the exons ATGGCTCCGTTTACATTAGCTGTTGATGCAAAGAGCTCTTCTGCGTTTTCTTCAG AATCATCTAAGAGGATGCAAAACCTTCAGTTGGAACCGAAAAAGTTCTTTGCCTCAGTTAATGCGCAAGAAGAAAAGCCATTTGACTTTTTGCGACTACTTTTTG AGGGTGTTATAGCTGGTGGCACAGCTGGTGTTGTAGTTGAAACAGCTTTATATCCTATCGATACAATAAAGACACGATTGCAG GCTGCACGGGGTGGCGGTCAAATAATTCTCAAAGGGTTATATTCTGGCCTTGCTGGAAATCTTGCTGGGGTCTTGCC TGCATCTGCTGTTTTTGTTGGTGTTTATGAGCCTGCCAAGCAAAAACTTTTGAGGACTTTTCCAGAGAACCTCAGTGCTGTGGCTCATCTG ACTGCTGGTGCCCTTGGAGGCATGGCTGCTTCTTTCATTCGTGTCCCCACCGAG GTTGTTAAGCAACGAATGCAGACCGGCCAATTTGCTTCTGCCCCTAATGCTGTCCGAATGATTGTTGCCAAAGAAGGCTTTAAAGGTCTCTACGCG GGATATGGATCGTTTTTGCTAAGAGATTTGCCATTCGATGCTATTCAGTTCTGCATTTATGAACAACTTCGACTAGGTTATAAGTTAGCG GCCAAGAGAGATCTGAAAGATGCAGAAAATGCTGTAATCGGTGCGTTTGCTG GTGCTCTTACGGGAGCCATAACCACTCCTCTAGATGTGATCAAGACTAGGTTGATGGTTCAG GGATCAGCAAACCAGTATAAAGGCATCTTCGACTGTGTACAGACTATAGTCCGAGATGAAGGCCCTTCCGCCCTACTCAAG GGAATCGGGCCGAGAGTGATGTGGATAGGCATCGGCGGCTCCATCTTCTTCGGAGTTCTTGAAGGGACAAAGCGATTCCTCGAACAAAGACGTCCGCAGAATCGGACAGTTTTGAAACCAGAGTAG